The DNA sequence TTTTTTTGTACCACATCTTCATATTTAATATTTTTATGCATTAAATATTTTTCTGCAAGAAAATCAAGTGATATTTTTGAATTTGTGTCAATAAGGTATGCTGCAATCATTGTGTCAAAGTAAGGCGGTATAGGACTAAATCCATTATTTTTTAGTATTTTATAATCAAATTTATAATTTTGACCGATTATTTTTGGGTTTGATTTAAAGAGATTGTTAAATTTTTGTATTATATATTGTTTTTCTATGTAAATTTTCCCTTTGGCTTCTATTGGAATATAATAGCCCTCAAATTCTTTAAATGAAATGGAAATTCCAATTAATTTTGCTGTGTAAATGTCAAGCGAAGATGTTTCTGTATCTATTGATATAGATTTTGCTTTTTTAAGGTTTTCTATTAAATTGTCAAGCTCTATTTTTGTTGTTATTGAGTGATATTTAACATTTTCTGTATCAATTGTATTTAAGTCGTCTAAGTTATTAGTAGTAATTTCTTGATCAAATAGGCTTTTTTGGTCTTTATTTTCTTTTTCTTGCTTTAAGATATCTTTTTTATAAGTTTTTATTAGAGCAATTGCGGAGTGTTTTTCAAATAAAGGTATTACCTCTTCACTAAGATTTTTTAATGCGAATTGTTCAATTTCTGGAATTTTTAAATTTTCTTCAAGAGTTATAAGGTCATAGCTTAAAAAAGCATTTTCTTTTTCTTTGATTAAAATTTCTTGATGTTTTTTATTTATTAGTTCTAAATTTGAATATATCCCTTTTAAGGTTTTAAATTTTTCTAGTAAACTTGCTGCTCCTTTTGGCCCAATGCCTTTTATTCCAGGTATATTATCAGATCTGTCTCCAACAATAGATAAATAATCTTTTACTTGAAAGCCATTTATTCCAAATTTTTTTATTACGTAGTCATTATTCATTTCAACGAAGCTGTTGTTTTCAATTTTAAGTATTTTTATGCGCTTCGACATTGTTTGTAGCAAGTCTTTGTCAGGAGAAATAATATAAGTTAAATAATTATTCTTTTCAGCTTTTTTTGCAAAACTAGCCAAAAGATCGTCAGCTTCGTAGCCTTCAATTTCAAAGATTGGAATTTTTGCTTTTAAAAGACCTTCTTTTATCCACCCTATTTGAGGTATTAAATCATTAGGGGGCTCATCTCTTGTTGCTTTGTAGCTTGGATACTTTTGTTTTCTAAATGTTGGTATTTCTGAGTCAAAGGTAATAACTAAATATTCAGGATTTTTTTCTTTTATTATAAAAAATAATGTTTTAAAAAAGCCGATAAATGCGTTTACATTTTCCCCTTGCTTGTTTAAAAGTGGATAATTTTTCATTACATGGTAATTTCTAAATATTATGTTTAGTGCATCAATTAAGTAAAGTTCTTTCATATTTTAATATCTAGCATTACAGGTGAATTGTTTGTTGGAATAAGGTTTTGAAGTTTTTTGATTTTTGGGATTTTACTTTTTGTATTTAACATTTGTTCTAAGAGTTTATAACAAATTTGATATTTAATATATATTTCTGCTTTTAGCAGGTT is a window from the Borreliella chilensis genome containing:
- a CDS encoding DNA polymerase I; the encoded protein is MKELYLIDALNIIFRNYHVMKNYPLLNKQGENVNAFIGFFKTLFFIIKEKNPEYLVITFDSEIPTFRKQKYPSYKATRDEPPNDLIPQIGWIKEGLLKAKIPIFEIEGYEADDLLASFAKKAEKNNYLTYIISPDKDLLQTMSKRIKILKIENNSFVEMNNDYVIKKFGINGFQVKDYLSIVGDRSDNIPGIKGIGPKGAASLLEKFKTLKGIYSNLELINKKHQEILIKEKENAFLSYDLITLEENLKIPEIEQFALKNLSEEVIPLFEKHSAIALIKTYKKDILKQEKENKDQKSLFDQEITTNNLDDLNTIDTENVKYHSITTKIELDNLIENLKKAKSISIDTETSSLDIYTAKLIGISISFKEFEGYYIPIEAKGKIYIEKQYIIQKFNNLFKSNPKIIGQNYKFDYKILKNNGFSPIPPYFDTMIAAYLIDTNSKISLDFLAEKYLMHKNIKYEDVVQKNDNFANISLEMATSYSSEDADITFRLFNIFTEKLKEDKLDKLMHEIEMPFNNVITEMEENGIYLDKEYLKEYGKELGKELELIETEIIKSIGIDFNLNSPKQMHEILFEKLNLKLPEKMKKDSTDIKVLESLKGQHESIENLIKHRQIAKLKSTYTDNLIELINYKTNRLHTNFIQTKTATGRISSINPNLQNIPIKDEKGRKIRKAFKPENGNIFISADYSQIELAILAHLSQDEALIKAFENNKDIHAETASKLFKIEEKEITPNFRRIAKSINFGIIYRMSDFRLAKELGITREEAKGFIKSYFESYPKIKEFILNQINFVRNAGYSETILKRRRYIKEINSNNYLERAAAERIAINSIIQGSAADIMKIAMVKVFNEFKNKKLESKILLQVHDEMLIESPIKEENEVKKILKIMMENAFALNLPLRANIETGKSWGEIH